A DNA window from Castanea sativa cultivar Marrone di Chiusa Pesio chromosome 7, ASM4071231v1 contains the following coding sequences:
- the LOC142643044 gene encoding uncharacterized protein LOC142643044 isoform X4, with protein sequence MADLTDRGGSSSSSTHRWSYDVFLSFRGKDTRNGFTGHLYKALCDNGIYTFIDNDLWKGEEISEKLHKTIESSMISVVVFSENYAKSHWCLDELVKIMQCRTNGQLVLPLFYKVYPSEVRNQRGNFGAAWTKFEEKFKNNKVQSWRTALREVASLSGWHYNNGISEFKFIQQLIETISDIKLNGTRSYVARCPVGVSSELSPNRGFYCNRLTPRICEATVKKILMADLTDGGGISSSSTHRWSYDIFLSFRGKDTRNGFTGHLYKALCDNGMYTFNDDDLQRGEEISEELLKTIERSMISIIVFSENYAESSWCLDELVKILQCRTNGQLVLPLFYNVDPSKVRYQRGNFGAALTKFEEKFKNKVQSWRTALKEAANLCGWHYNNRESESRFIQRVIKGISNFKLKSRQLYVAKCPVGVNSHAKEIESLLESNDVRIVAIHGLRGIGKTTIAKAVYNRIVDSFEGSCFLENVRENSRTIDGSIQLQDVHGTVVEAVLSADREPAHSLDVTDQIVDQEAGFLVADTSFGAHSTTAENSGCPVQVQSQLVVGSDLNIPISEVARGLIEFEFPRLSWDDSLPSDKGEEAGNPEVVTPLALWNPNGFLDLVSVEDGSDRFSVEEVLEPSEWVRRMIRGFSSFVGFPIDCCERQCIDFFQKLERVWEQQATAVTTRRATNKNVMEDLRTQGKQ encoded by the exons ATGGCTGACCTGACCGATAGAGGAggctcctcttcttcttccactcACCGATGGAGCTATGACGTCTTTTTGAGCTTTAGAGGTAAAGATACCCGCAACGGTTTTACAGGCCATTTATATAAGGCTTTGTGTGATAATGGCATTTACACCTTCATCGACAATGATCTTTGGAAGGGAGAAGAAATTTCAGAGAAACTTCACAAAACCATTGAAAGTTCAATGATTTCGGTCGTTGTGTTCTCTGAAAACTATGCGAAGTCCCACTGGTGCTTGGATGAACTTGTCAAGATTATGCAATGTAGGACAAATGGCCAATTGGTTCTACCGcttttttataaagtttatcCATCAGAAGTACGTAATCAAAGGGGAAATTTTGGGGCAGCGTGGactaaatttgaagaaaaattcaagaataaTAAGGTGCAAAGTTGGAGGACAGCTCTAAGAGAAGTTGCGAGTTTAAGTGGATGGCATTACAACAATGG TATTTCTGAATTTAAATTTATCCAACAACTTATTGAAACGATATCAGATATCAAATTAAATGGCACACGGTCATATGTTGCTAGATGCCCTGTTGGAGTAAGTTCTGAGCTCTCACCAAACCGAGGCTTCTACTGCAATAGACTCACTCCTCGAATCTGTGAAGCTACTGTCAAAAAG ATCTTAATGGCTGACCTGACCGATGGAGGAggcatctcttcttcttccactcACCGATGGAGCTATGACATCTTTTTGAGCTTTAGAGGTAAAGATACCCGCAATGGTTTTACAGGCCATTTATATAAGGCTTTGTGTGATAATGGCATGTACACTTTCAACGACGATGATCTTCAGAGGGGAGAAGAAATTTCAGAGGAACTTCTCAAAACCATTGAAAGATCAATGATTTCGATCATTGTGTTCTCTGAAAACTATGCGGAGTCCTCATGGTGCTTGGATGAACTTGTCAAGATTTTGCAGTGTAGGACAAATGGCCAATTGGTTCTACCACTTTTTTATAATGTTGATCCATCAAAAGTACGTTATCAAAGGGGAAATTTTGGGGCAGCGTTGactaaatttgaagaaaaattcaagaataagGTGCAAAGTTGGAGGACAGCTCTAAAAGAAGCTGCTAATTTGTGTGGATGGCATTACAACAATCG TGAATCTGAATCTAGATTCATCCAACGTGTTATTAAAGggatatcaaatttcaaattaaaaagcaGACAGTTATATGTTGCTAAATGCCCTGTTGGAGTAAATTCTCATGCCAAGGAGATAGAGTCACTTTTAGAGTCAAATGATGTTCGAATTGTAGCGATTCATGGTCTTAGGGGAATAGGAAAGACTACAATTGCAAAAGCTGTTTATAACAGAATTGTTGACAGTTTTGAAGGAAGTTGCTTTTTAGAGAatgttagagaaaattcaaGGACAATTGATGGCTCAATCCAGCTACAAGATGTTCACGGTACTGTTGTGGAGGCAGTTTTGAGTGCCGATAGAGAACCGGCTCACTCCCTTGATGTCACTGATCAAATCGTGGACCAAGAGGCTGGGTTTTTGGTTGCTGATACATCTTTTGGAGCTCATTCGACAACCGCTGAAAATTCTGGGTGTCCAGTTCAGGTTCAGAGCCAATTGGTGGTGGGTTCAGACTTGAATATTCCTATTTCTGAGGTGGCTCGTGGTTTGATTGAATTTGAGTTTCCTAGACTGAGTTGGGATGACTCTTTGCCTTCGGATAAGGGTGAGGAGGCTGGTAATCCTGAGGTCGTTACACCTTTGGCTCTGTGGAATCCAAATGGTTTTCTTGATCTTGTCTCTGTGGAAGATGGTTCAGATCGGTTTTCAGTGGAAGAGGTTCTGGAGCCTTCAGAATGGGTGAGAAGGATGATTAGAGGTTTTAGTTCTTTTGTGGGTTTCCCAATTGATTGTTGTGAGAGACAGtgtattgatttttttcaaaaacttgagaGGGTTTGGGAGCAGCAAGCGACTGCTGTTACTACTCGTCGG GCCACCAACAAAAATGTAATGGAGGATCTTAGGACTCAGGGAAAGCAATGA
- the LOC142643044 gene encoding uncharacterized protein LOC142643044 isoform X5, producing the protein MADLTDRGGSSSSSTHRWSYDVFLSFRGKDTRNGFTGHLYKALCDNGIYTFIDNDLWKGEEISEKLHKTIESSMISVVVFSENYAKSHWCLDELVKIMQCRTNGQLVLPLFYKVYPSEVRNQRGNFGAAWTKFEEKFKNNKVQSWRTALREVASLSGWHYNNGISEFKFIQQLIETISDIKLNGTRSYVARCPVGVSSELSPNRGFYCNRLTPRICEATVKKILMADLTDGGGISSSSTHRWSYDIFLSFRGKDTRNGFTGHLYKALCDNGMYTFNDDDLQRGEEISEELLKTIERSMISIIVFSENYAESSWCLDELVKILQCRTNGQLVLPLFYNVDPSKVRYQRGNFGAALTKFEEKFKNKVQSWRTALKEAANLCGWHYNNRESESRFIQRVIKGISNFKLKSRQLYVAKCPVGVNSHAKEIESLLESNDVRIVAIHGLRGIGKTTIAKAVYNRIVDSFEGSCFLENVRENSRTIDGSIQLQDVHGTVVEAVLSADREPAHSLDVTDQIVDQEAGFLVADTSFGAHSTTAENSGCPVQVQSQLVVGSDLNIPISEVARGLIEFEFPRLSWDDSLPSDKGEEAGNPEVVTPLALWNPNGFLDLVSVEDGSDRFSVEEVLEPSEWVRRMIRGFSSFVGFPIDCCERQCIDFFQKLERVWEQQATAVTTRRGIVIIRADGADLL; encoded by the exons ATGGCTGACCTGACCGATAGAGGAggctcctcttcttcttccactcACCGATGGAGCTATGACGTCTTTTTGAGCTTTAGAGGTAAAGATACCCGCAACGGTTTTACAGGCCATTTATATAAGGCTTTGTGTGATAATGGCATTTACACCTTCATCGACAATGATCTTTGGAAGGGAGAAGAAATTTCAGAGAAACTTCACAAAACCATTGAAAGTTCAATGATTTCGGTCGTTGTGTTCTCTGAAAACTATGCGAAGTCCCACTGGTGCTTGGATGAACTTGTCAAGATTATGCAATGTAGGACAAATGGCCAATTGGTTCTACCGcttttttataaagtttatcCATCAGAAGTACGTAATCAAAGGGGAAATTTTGGGGCAGCGTGGactaaatttgaagaaaaattcaagaataaTAAGGTGCAAAGTTGGAGGACAGCTCTAAGAGAAGTTGCGAGTTTAAGTGGATGGCATTACAACAATGG TATTTCTGAATTTAAATTTATCCAACAACTTATTGAAACGATATCAGATATCAAATTAAATGGCACACGGTCATATGTTGCTAGATGCCCTGTTGGAGTAAGTTCTGAGCTCTCACCAAACCGAGGCTTCTACTGCAATAGACTCACTCCTCGAATCTGTGAAGCTACTGTCAAAAAG ATCTTAATGGCTGACCTGACCGATGGAGGAggcatctcttcttcttccactcACCGATGGAGCTATGACATCTTTTTGAGCTTTAGAGGTAAAGATACCCGCAATGGTTTTACAGGCCATTTATATAAGGCTTTGTGTGATAATGGCATGTACACTTTCAACGACGATGATCTTCAGAGGGGAGAAGAAATTTCAGAGGAACTTCTCAAAACCATTGAAAGATCAATGATTTCGATCATTGTGTTCTCTGAAAACTATGCGGAGTCCTCATGGTGCTTGGATGAACTTGTCAAGATTTTGCAGTGTAGGACAAATGGCCAATTGGTTCTACCACTTTTTTATAATGTTGATCCATCAAAAGTACGTTATCAAAGGGGAAATTTTGGGGCAGCGTTGactaaatttgaagaaaaattcaagaataagGTGCAAAGTTGGAGGACAGCTCTAAAAGAAGCTGCTAATTTGTGTGGATGGCATTACAACAATCG TGAATCTGAATCTAGATTCATCCAACGTGTTATTAAAGggatatcaaatttcaaattaaaaagcaGACAGTTATATGTTGCTAAATGCCCTGTTGGAGTAAATTCTCATGCCAAGGAGATAGAGTCACTTTTAGAGTCAAATGATGTTCGAATTGTAGCGATTCATGGTCTTAGGGGAATAGGAAAGACTACAATTGCAAAAGCTGTTTATAACAGAATTGTTGACAGTTTTGAAGGAAGTTGCTTTTTAGAGAatgttagagaaaattcaaGGACAATTGATGGCTCAATCCAGCTACAAGATGTTCACGGTACTGTTGTGGAGGCAGTTTTGAGTGCCGATAGAGAACCGGCTCACTCCCTTGATGTCACTGATCAAATCGTGGACCAAGAGGCTGGGTTTTTGGTTGCTGATACATCTTTTGGAGCTCATTCGACAACCGCTGAAAATTCTGGGTGTCCAGTTCAGGTTCAGAGCCAATTGGTGGTGGGTTCAGACTTGAATATTCCTATTTCTGAGGTGGCTCGTGGTTTGATTGAATTTGAGTTTCCTAGACTGAGTTGGGATGACTCTTTGCCTTCGGATAAGGGTGAGGAGGCTGGTAATCCTGAGGTCGTTACACCTTTGGCTCTGTGGAATCCAAATGGTTTTCTTGATCTTGTCTCTGTGGAAGATGGTTCAGATCGGTTTTCAGTGGAAGAGGTTCTGGAGCCTTCAGAATGGGTGAGAAGGATGATTAGAGGTTTTAGTTCTTTTGTGGGTTTCCCAATTGATTGTTGTGAGAGACAGtgtattgatttttttcaaaaacttgagaGGGTTTGGGAGCAGCAAGCGACTGCTGTTACTACTCGTCGG GGAATAGTTATTATACGTGCGGATGGTGCTGATCTTCTCTAA
- the LOC142643044 gene encoding uncharacterized protein LOC142643044 isoform X1: MADLTDRGGSSSSSTHRWSYDVFLSFRGKDTRNGFTGHLYKALCDNGIYTFIDNDLWKGEEISEKLHKTIESSMISVVVFSENYAKSHWCLDELVKIMQCRTNGQLVLPLFYKVYPSEVRNQRGNFGAAWTKFEEKFKNNKVQSWRTALREVASLSGWHYNNGISEFKFIQQLIETISDIKLNGTRSYVARCPVGVSSELSPNRGFYCNRLTPRICEATVKKILMADLTDGGGISSSSTHRWSYDIFLSFRGKDTRNGFTGHLYKALCDNGMYTFNDDDLQRGEEISEELLKTIERSMISIIVFSENYAESSWCLDELVKILQCRTNGQLVLPLFYNVDPSKVRYQRGNFGAALTKFEEKFKNKVQSWRTALKEAANLCGWHYNNRESESRFIQRVIKGISNFKLKSRQLYVAKCPVGVNSHAKEIESLLESNDVRIVAIHGLRGIGKTTIAKAVYNRIVDSFEGSCFLENVRENSRTIDGSIQLQDVHGTVVEAVLSADREPAHSLDVTDQIVDQEAGFLVADTSFGAHSTTAENSGCPVQVQSQLVVGSDLNIPISEVARGLIEFEFPRLSWDDSLPSDKGEEAGNPEVVTPLALWNPNGFLDLVSVEDGSDRFSVEEVLEPSEWVRRMIRGFSSFVGFPIDCCERQCIDFFQKLERVWEQQATAVTTRRTQQTGHRTCVRRGNARGMPLPVHRIVSIFFCFTIRADARRFVPNRESAEYWCVSAGKRNLAVRKKKKKKKNLNRKYHATIVVTVSLALTPFFFFFFFFFFFFASSSSSFFFAGAQRTDCSVSFC; encoded by the exons ATGGCTGACCTGACCGATAGAGGAggctcctcttcttcttccactcACCGATGGAGCTATGACGTCTTTTTGAGCTTTAGAGGTAAAGATACCCGCAACGGTTTTACAGGCCATTTATATAAGGCTTTGTGTGATAATGGCATTTACACCTTCATCGACAATGATCTTTGGAAGGGAGAAGAAATTTCAGAGAAACTTCACAAAACCATTGAAAGTTCAATGATTTCGGTCGTTGTGTTCTCTGAAAACTATGCGAAGTCCCACTGGTGCTTGGATGAACTTGTCAAGATTATGCAATGTAGGACAAATGGCCAATTGGTTCTACCGcttttttataaagtttatcCATCAGAAGTACGTAATCAAAGGGGAAATTTTGGGGCAGCGTGGactaaatttgaagaaaaattcaagaataaTAAGGTGCAAAGTTGGAGGACAGCTCTAAGAGAAGTTGCGAGTTTAAGTGGATGGCATTACAACAATGG TATTTCTGAATTTAAATTTATCCAACAACTTATTGAAACGATATCAGATATCAAATTAAATGGCACACGGTCATATGTTGCTAGATGCCCTGTTGGAGTAAGTTCTGAGCTCTCACCAAACCGAGGCTTCTACTGCAATAGACTCACTCCTCGAATCTGTGAAGCTACTGTCAAAAAG ATCTTAATGGCTGACCTGACCGATGGAGGAggcatctcttcttcttccactcACCGATGGAGCTATGACATCTTTTTGAGCTTTAGAGGTAAAGATACCCGCAATGGTTTTACAGGCCATTTATATAAGGCTTTGTGTGATAATGGCATGTACACTTTCAACGACGATGATCTTCAGAGGGGAGAAGAAATTTCAGAGGAACTTCTCAAAACCATTGAAAGATCAATGATTTCGATCATTGTGTTCTCTGAAAACTATGCGGAGTCCTCATGGTGCTTGGATGAACTTGTCAAGATTTTGCAGTGTAGGACAAATGGCCAATTGGTTCTACCACTTTTTTATAATGTTGATCCATCAAAAGTACGTTATCAAAGGGGAAATTTTGGGGCAGCGTTGactaaatttgaagaaaaattcaagaataagGTGCAAAGTTGGAGGACAGCTCTAAAAGAAGCTGCTAATTTGTGTGGATGGCATTACAACAATCG TGAATCTGAATCTAGATTCATCCAACGTGTTATTAAAGggatatcaaatttcaaattaaaaagcaGACAGTTATATGTTGCTAAATGCCCTGTTGGAGTAAATTCTCATGCCAAGGAGATAGAGTCACTTTTAGAGTCAAATGATGTTCGAATTGTAGCGATTCATGGTCTTAGGGGAATAGGAAAGACTACAATTGCAAAAGCTGTTTATAACAGAATTGTTGACAGTTTTGAAGGAAGTTGCTTTTTAGAGAatgttagagaaaattcaaGGACAATTGATGGCTCAATCCAGCTACAAGATGTTCACGGTACTGTTGTGGAGGCAGTTTTGAGTGCCGATAGAGAACCGGCTCACTCCCTTGATGTCACTGATCAAATCGTGGACCAAGAGGCTGGGTTTTTGGTTGCTGATACATCTTTTGGAGCTCATTCGACAACCGCTGAAAATTCTGGGTGTCCAGTTCAGGTTCAGAGCCAATTGGTGGTGGGTTCAGACTTGAATATTCCTATTTCTGAGGTGGCTCGTGGTTTGATTGAATTTGAGTTTCCTAGACTGAGTTGGGATGACTCTTTGCCTTCGGATAAGGGTGAGGAGGCTGGTAATCCTGAGGTCGTTACACCTTTGGCTCTGTGGAATCCAAATGGTTTTCTTGATCTTGTCTCTGTGGAAGATGGTTCAGATCGGTTTTCAGTGGAAGAGGTTCTGGAGCCTTCAGAATGGGTGAGAAGGATGATTAGAGGTTTTAGTTCTTTTGTGGGTTTCCCAATTGATTGTTGTGAGAGACAGtgtattgatttttttcaaaaacttgagaGGGTTTGGGAGCAGCAAGCGACTGCTGTTACTACTCGTCGG ACGCAGCAAACTGGCCACCGCACCTGCGTCCGACGCGGCAACGCACGAGGGATGCCGCTGCCTGTGCATCGAATcgtgtccatttttttttgtttcacgATACGTGCCGATGCACGCCGATTTGTGCCAAATCGCGAATCAGCCGAATATTGGTGTGTTTCGGCCGGAAAAAGAAACTTAgcagtaaggaaaaaaaaaaaaaaaaaaaaaaacttaaaccgAAAATACCACGCCACTATCGTTGTCACAGTTTCACTGGCCTTaacccctttcttcttcttcttcttcttcttcttcttcttctttgcttcttcgtcttcttccttttttttcgcCGGAGCCCAGCGTACAGACTGTTCtgtttctttttgttga
- the LOC142643044 gene encoding uncharacterized protein LOC142643044 isoform X3, with the protein MISVVVFSENYAKSHWCLDELVKIMQCRTNGQLVLPLFYKVYPSEVRNQRGNFGAAWTKFEEKFKNNKVQSWRTALREVASLSGWHYNNGISEFKFIQQLIETISDIKLNGTRSYVARCPVGVSSELSPNRGFYCNRLTPRICEATVKKILMADLTDGGGISSSSTHRWSYDIFLSFRGKDTRNGFTGHLYKALCDNGMYTFNDDDLQRGEEISEELLKTIERSMISIIVFSENYAESSWCLDELVKILQCRTNGQLVLPLFYNVDPSKVRYQRGNFGAALTKFEEKFKNKVQSWRTALKEAANLCGWHYNNRESESRFIQRVIKGISNFKLKSRQLYVAKCPVGVNSHAKEIESLLESNDVRIVAIHGLRGIGKTTIAKAVYNRIVDSFEGSCFLENVRENSRTIDGSIQLQDVHGTVVEAVLSADREPAHSLDVTDQIVDQEAGFLVADTSFGAHSTTAENSGCPVQVQSQLVVGSDLNIPISEVARGLIEFEFPRLSWDDSLPSDKGEEAGNPEVVTPLALWNPNGFLDLVSVEDGSDRFSVEEVLEPSEWVRRMIRGFSSFVGFPIDCCERQCIDFFQKLERVWEQQATAVTTRRTQQTGHRTCVRRGNARGMPLPVHRIVSIFFCFTIRADARRFVPNRESAEYWCVSAGKRNLAVRKKKKKKKNLNRKYHATIVVTVSLALTPFFFFFFFFFFFFASSSSSFFFAGAQRTDCSVSFC; encoded by the exons ATGATTTCGGTCGTTGTGTTCTCTGAAAACTATGCGAAGTCCCACTGGTGCTTGGATGAACTTGTCAAGATTATGCAATGTAGGACAAATGGCCAATTGGTTCTACCGcttttttataaagtttatcCATCAGAAGTACGTAATCAAAGGGGAAATTTTGGGGCAGCGTGGactaaatttgaagaaaaattcaagaataaTAAGGTGCAAAGTTGGAGGACAGCTCTAAGAGAAGTTGCGAGTTTAAGTGGATGGCATTACAACAATGG TATTTCTGAATTTAAATTTATCCAACAACTTATTGAAACGATATCAGATATCAAATTAAATGGCACACGGTCATATGTTGCTAGATGCCCTGTTGGAGTAAGTTCTGAGCTCTCACCAAACCGAGGCTTCTACTGCAATAGACTCACTCCTCGAATCTGTGAAGCTACTGTCAAAAAG ATCTTAATGGCTGACCTGACCGATGGAGGAggcatctcttcttcttccactcACCGATGGAGCTATGACATCTTTTTGAGCTTTAGAGGTAAAGATACCCGCAATGGTTTTACAGGCCATTTATATAAGGCTTTGTGTGATAATGGCATGTACACTTTCAACGACGATGATCTTCAGAGGGGAGAAGAAATTTCAGAGGAACTTCTCAAAACCATTGAAAGATCAATGATTTCGATCATTGTGTTCTCTGAAAACTATGCGGAGTCCTCATGGTGCTTGGATGAACTTGTCAAGATTTTGCAGTGTAGGACAAATGGCCAATTGGTTCTACCACTTTTTTATAATGTTGATCCATCAAAAGTACGTTATCAAAGGGGAAATTTTGGGGCAGCGTTGactaaatttgaagaaaaattcaagaataagGTGCAAAGTTGGAGGACAGCTCTAAAAGAAGCTGCTAATTTGTGTGGATGGCATTACAACAATCG TGAATCTGAATCTAGATTCATCCAACGTGTTATTAAAGggatatcaaatttcaaattaaaaagcaGACAGTTATATGTTGCTAAATGCCCTGTTGGAGTAAATTCTCATGCCAAGGAGATAGAGTCACTTTTAGAGTCAAATGATGTTCGAATTGTAGCGATTCATGGTCTTAGGGGAATAGGAAAGACTACAATTGCAAAAGCTGTTTATAACAGAATTGTTGACAGTTTTGAAGGAAGTTGCTTTTTAGAGAatgttagagaaaattcaaGGACAATTGATGGCTCAATCCAGCTACAAGATGTTCACGGTACTGTTGTGGAGGCAGTTTTGAGTGCCGATAGAGAACCGGCTCACTCCCTTGATGTCACTGATCAAATCGTGGACCAAGAGGCTGGGTTTTTGGTTGCTGATACATCTTTTGGAGCTCATTCGACAACCGCTGAAAATTCTGGGTGTCCAGTTCAGGTTCAGAGCCAATTGGTGGTGGGTTCAGACTTGAATATTCCTATTTCTGAGGTGGCTCGTGGTTTGATTGAATTTGAGTTTCCTAGACTGAGTTGGGATGACTCTTTGCCTTCGGATAAGGGTGAGGAGGCTGGTAATCCTGAGGTCGTTACACCTTTGGCTCTGTGGAATCCAAATGGTTTTCTTGATCTTGTCTCTGTGGAAGATGGTTCAGATCGGTTTTCAGTGGAAGAGGTTCTGGAGCCTTCAGAATGGGTGAGAAGGATGATTAGAGGTTTTAGTTCTTTTGTGGGTTTCCCAATTGATTGTTGTGAGAGACAGtgtattgatttttttcaaaaacttgagaGGGTTTGGGAGCAGCAAGCGACTGCTGTTACTACTCGTCGG ACGCAGCAAACTGGCCACCGCACCTGCGTCCGACGCGGCAACGCACGAGGGATGCCGCTGCCTGTGCATCGAATcgtgtccatttttttttgtttcacgATACGTGCCGATGCACGCCGATTTGTGCCAAATCGCGAATCAGCCGAATATTGGTGTGTTTCGGCCGGAAAAAGAAACTTAgcagtaaggaaaaaaaaaaaaaaaaaaaaaaacttaaaccgAAAATACCACGCCACTATCGTTGTCACAGTTTCACTGGCCTTaacccctttcttcttcttcttcttcttcttcttcttcttctttgcttcttcgtcttcttccttttttttcgcCGGAGCCCAGCGTACAGACTGTTCtgtttctttttgttga